In the genome of Streptomyces globosus, one region contains:
- a CDS encoding ABC transporter permease translates to MSAPAPTPHTTGTAGGSTTRRRRRGPRTWLAALPLLVFTALCFGIPLGALVFGAVTRTDSRSGATSLTGEHLARSLQGPYLGSLIGSVQLSALTALIGAVLGVLIAQAVVTSRSQGLRNAALTASGVLANFGGVPLAFAFIATLGISGVVTRLADLGSLGWDLYSFTGLAVVYLYFLIPLMVLATVPALDGLRPQWREAAQNAGATAWQFWRHVGLPVLAPSLLGGFVLLFGTAFAAHATAAALVGGSVPLVTLKIADALSGNVLTGQENVALALGLDMILIAGLVMAVYLPLQRRSARWLR, encoded by the coding sequence TGGCTCGCCGCCCTTCCGCTCCTCGTCTTCACCGCCCTGTGCTTCGGCATCCCGCTCGGCGCGCTGGTCTTCGGCGCGGTCACCCGTACCGACTCCCGGTCGGGCGCCACCTCCCTGACCGGCGAGCACCTGGCGCGCTCTCTCCAGGGCCCCTACCTGGGCTCCCTCATCGGCAGCGTCCAACTGTCCGCGCTCACCGCGCTCATCGGCGCAGTCCTGGGCGTTCTGATCGCGCAGGCCGTCGTCACCTCCCGGTCCCAGGGCCTGCGCAACGCGGCCCTGACCGCCTCGGGCGTGCTCGCCAACTTCGGCGGCGTTCCCCTGGCCTTCGCGTTCATCGCCACGCTCGGCATCTCCGGGGTCGTCACCCGGCTCGCCGATCTCGGCAGCCTGGGCTGGGACCTGTACTCCTTCACCGGTCTGGCCGTGGTCTACCTGTACTTCCTGATCCCGCTCATGGTCCTGGCCACCGTGCCCGCACTGGACGGGCTGCGCCCCCAGTGGCGGGAGGCGGCCCAGAACGCGGGCGCCACTGCCTGGCAGTTCTGGCGACACGTCGGCCTGCCCGTGCTCGCCCCCTCCCTGCTCGGAGGTTTCGTACTCCTCTTCGGTACGGCCTTCGCCGCGCACGCCACCGCCGCCGCGCTGGTCGGCGGCTCGGTGCCCCTGGTCACCCTGAAGATCGCGGACGCGCTGTCCGGGAACGTGCTCACCGGCCAGGAGAACGTGGCGCTCGCCCTCGGCCTCGACATGATCCTGATCGCCGGCCTGGTCATGGCGGTCTACCTGCCCCTCCAGCGACGGAGCGCCCGATGGCTGCGATGA
- a CDS encoding ABC transporter permease — MAAMTPTAQETAAVEATSPAPDVTRARHRRPRVWRGLVLGLAGAYFLVPLVASFAFTVHVPGRGISFDAYTRLLSAEGFTESLLLSLGLAAATIALSLTLAVPALIAVRLGSPRLRPVIEVMCMLPLVVPPIALVTGIATVLRWGPEHLSRTPLYQTFIAVQNEKFPVVLVLAYAVLALPFVFRSLDAGLRAIDVPTLVEAARSCGASWPHTVLRVLVPNLRSSLAGAAFLTLALVLGEFTIASLLGFRPFAVWIVSISGAHARMSVAVSVLSLVITWALLLLLSRTGTASAASAPSRKES; from the coding sequence ATGGCTGCGATGACCCCCACCGCCCAGGAGACCGCCGCCGTCGAGGCGACGAGCCCGGCACCGGACGTGACCCGGGCGCGCCACCGGCGGCCACGTGTCTGGCGCGGCCTCGTCCTCGGCCTGGCCGGCGCGTACTTCCTCGTCCCGCTCGTCGCCTCGTTCGCCTTCACCGTGCACGTCCCGGGCCGGGGCATCTCCTTCGACGCGTACACCCGGCTGCTGTCGGCCGAAGGCTTCACCGAGAGCCTGCTGCTCTCGCTGGGGCTCGCCGCCGCCACCATCGCGCTGTCGCTGACCCTCGCCGTGCCCGCCCTGATCGCCGTACGGCTCGGCTCGCCCAGGCTCCGTCCGGTGATCGAGGTGATGTGCATGCTGCCCCTGGTCGTACCGCCGATCGCCCTGGTCACCGGCATCGCCACGGTGCTGCGCTGGGGGCCGGAGCACCTGTCGCGCACCCCGCTCTACCAGACGTTCATAGCGGTCCAGAACGAGAAGTTCCCCGTCGTCCTGGTCCTGGCCTACGCCGTACTCGCGCTGCCCTTCGTCTTCCGCTCCCTGGACGCGGGCCTGCGCGCCATCGACGTGCCGACCCTCGTGGAGGCCGCCCGCAGTTGCGGCGCGTCCTGGCCCCACACCGTCCTCCGCGTGCTGGTGCCGAACCTGCGGTCATCGCTCGCCGGCGCCGCCTTCCTCACGCTGGCACTGGTCCTGGGAGAGTTCACCATCGCCTCTCTTCTCGGCTTCCGGCCCTTCGCGGTGTGGATCGTCTCGATCTCCGGGGCCCACGCCCGCATGTCCGTGGCCGTCTCCGTCCTCAGCCTCGTCATCACCTGGGCGCTGCTGCTGCTCCTCTCCCGCACCGGAACGGCCTCAGCCGCGTCGGCGCCCTCCCGTAAGGAGTCCTGA
- a CDS encoding ABC transporter ATP-binding protein gives MSSATAERTRPAAATGARVEFRSLRRAFGPTTALDGLDLTAEPGELLALLGPSGCGKTTALRMVAGFEQPDSGEVLVDGEDITRVPANRRDAGMVFQSYSLFPNLTVRDNVSFGMRVRKVPAARRQARAAELLELVGLPRHGDRYPHQLSGGQQQRVALARALALEPRVLLLDEPLSALDAKVRLSLREEIRRLQLSLGITTVFVTHDQEEALSMADRVAVLNAGRLEQCAAPAELYARPATAFVAEFVGTMNRLPGRLADGGLVVVAGQRLPVDGVVPDGPDVDVLVRPENVTAEADAEGAATVVSSSFFGAVTRVHLDLPGGGTVKADLSSRDAADLVPGARASLRLAPQPVLVVPGAAA, from the coding sequence ATGTCCTCAGCAACCGCGGAGCGGACCCGGCCGGCCGCCGCCACCGGAGCGCGGGTCGAGTTCAGGTCCCTGCGGCGGGCCTTCGGCCCGACCACCGCCCTGGACGGCCTCGACCTGACCGCCGAGCCCGGCGAACTCCTCGCCCTGCTGGGCCCCTCGGGCTGCGGCAAGACCACCGCACTGCGCATGGTCGCCGGCTTCGAACAGCCCGATTCCGGCGAAGTCCTCGTCGACGGCGAGGACATCACCCGGGTCCCGGCCAACCGGCGTGACGCCGGGATGGTCTTCCAGTCGTACAGCCTCTTCCCCAACCTCACCGTCCGCGACAACGTCTCCTTCGGCATGCGCGTACGCAAGGTGCCGGCCGCCCGCAGGCAGGCGCGCGCCGCCGAGCTCCTCGAACTCGTCGGACTGCCCCGGCACGGCGACCGCTACCCCCACCAGCTCTCCGGCGGACAGCAGCAGCGCGTCGCCCTCGCCCGCGCGCTGGCCCTGGAGCCGCGCGTCCTGCTGCTGGACGAACCGCTCTCCGCGCTGGACGCGAAGGTACGGCTGAGCCTGCGCGAGGAGATCCGCCGTCTCCAGCTCTCGCTCGGCATCACCACCGTCTTCGTCACCCACGACCAGGAGGAGGCCCTGTCCATGGCCGACCGGGTCGCCGTCCTCAACGCCGGGCGGCTGGAGCAGTGCGCAGCCCCCGCGGAGCTGTACGCGCGGCCCGCCACCGCCTTCGTGGCCGAGTTCGTCGGCACGATGAACCGCCTCCCGGGGCGCCTGGCAGACGGCGGCCTCGTCGTGGTGGCCGGACAGCGGCTGCCCGTGGACGGCGTCGTTCCGGACGGGCCCGACGTCGACGTACTGGTACGCCCGGAGAACGTGACGGCGGAGGCGGATGCGGAGGGGGCGGCCACGGTCGTCTCCTCTTCCTTCTTCGGCGCCGTCACGCGGGTGCACCTCGACCTCCCGGGAGGCGGCACCGTCAAGGCCGACCTGTCCTCGCGGGATGCGGCAGACCTCGTTCCCGGCGCCCGCGCCTCCCTCCGCCTCGCCCCGCAGCCGGTCCTCGTCGTGCCCGGGGCCGCCGCATGA
- a CDS encoding HAD family hydrolase, translating to MNGLAAVLFDMDGTLVDTERLWWQVTEDVAAGLGHRLTGADAHEVVGRAVADTAAHLVRITGGGDPQHVAAILGGEFLRRVEAGAPLRPGARRLLGELEQEGVPFALVSASPRAVVDSVACGALGRVPFAFTLSADDTVRTKPHPDPYQAAAERLGVPVEACVAVEDSPDGAASADAAGCAVLVVPSVLPVPPSPRRVFAESLERVDTAALRRCLEPGRNHG from the coding sequence ATGAACGGCCTGGCCGCCGTCCTGTTCGACATGGACGGCACCCTCGTGGACACCGAACGGCTCTGGTGGCAGGTGACCGAGGACGTCGCGGCCGGACTCGGCCACCGCCTCACCGGGGCCGATGCCCACGAGGTCGTCGGCCGGGCCGTCGCCGACACCGCCGCCCACCTCGTGCGGATCACAGGCGGGGGCGATCCGCAACACGTCGCGGCGATCCTCGGCGGCGAGTTCCTCCGCCGCGTCGAGGCGGGGGCGCCGCTCCGCCCGGGGGCCCGGCGGCTGCTGGGGGAGCTGGAGCAGGAGGGCGTCCCGTTCGCCCTGGTGAGCGCTTCCCCGAGGGCCGTGGTCGACTCGGTGGCGTGCGGGGCACTGGGGCGCGTTCCGTTCGCCTTCACCCTCTCCGCCGACGACACCGTACGGACCAAGCCCCACCCCGACCCCTACCAGGCTGCGGCCGAACGCCTCGGTGTTCCGGTCGAGGCATGCGTCGCGGTCGAGGACTCCCCGGACGGTGCCGCCTCGGCCGACGCCGCCGGCTGCGCGGTCCTCGTGGTGCCGTCGGTACTTCCCGTACCACCGTCGCCCAGGCGCGTCTTCGCCGAAAGCCTCGAACGGGTCGACACGGCCGCCCTGCGGCGCTGCCTGGAACCCGGCCGGAACCACGGCTGA
- a CDS encoding arsenate reductase ArsC, which produces MSKPSVLFVCVHNAGRSQMAAAWLTHLAGDRVEVRSAGSAPADSVNPAAVEAMREVGIDMSAETPKILTVDAVKASDVCITMGCGDTCPVFPGKRYLDWKLEDPAGQGVEAVRPIRDEIKKLVESLIAEIAPEPAA; this is translated from the coding sequence GTGTCCAAGCCCTCCGTGCTGTTCGTCTGCGTCCACAATGCCGGCCGTTCCCAGATGGCCGCCGCGTGGCTGACCCACCTGGCCGGGGACCGTGTCGAGGTCCGCTCCGCCGGATCCGCCCCGGCCGACTCGGTCAACCCCGCCGCGGTCGAGGCCATGCGCGAGGTGGGCATCGACATGTCCGCCGAGACCCCGAAGATCCTCACCGTCGACGCGGTCAAGGCGTCCGACGTGTGCATCACCATGGGCTGCGGCGACACGTGCCCCGTCTTCCCAGGCAAGCGCTACCTGGACTGGAAGCTGGAGGACCCGGCCGGCCAGGGCGTCGAGGCCGTCCGTCCCATCCGCGACGAGATCAAGAAGCTCGTCGAGAGCCTGATCGCCGAGATCGCCCCGGAGCCGGCCGCGTGA
- a CDS encoding ArsR/SmtB family transcription factor has product MMTSVDTDLIRVLADPLRLRIVTLLAGETLCTTHLVEETGAKQTNLSNHLKVLREAGVVETEPCGRYTYYRLRPEAIEALAGRFAELAEAARATAEANLKRSCP; this is encoded by the coding sequence ATGATGACGTCAGTCGATACTGATTTGATCCGGGTTCTGGCCGACCCCCTCAGGCTCCGGATCGTGACCCTCCTCGCCGGGGAGACGCTCTGCACCACCCACCTCGTGGAGGAGACGGGAGCGAAGCAGACCAACCTCTCCAACCACCTGAAGGTGCTGCGTGAGGCGGGTGTCGTGGAGACGGAGCCGTGCGGGAGGTACACGTACTACCGTCTGCGCCCGGAGGCCATCGAAGCCCTCGCCGGTCGGTTCGCCGAACTGGCCGAGGCCGCGCGTGCGACCGCCGAGGCGAACCTCAAGCGGTCCTGTCCCTGA
- a CDS encoding aquaporin — protein MTTTEPVGAAVPAAESAAAAAGVPRPAPGATPARTPLVARAAAELVGTAALVAVVVGSGIQATGLTDDVALQLLANSTATVFGLGVLIALLGPVSGAHFNPAVTLAEWWSARRGGAGVNAREVAVYVPSQIAGAIGGAVLADAMFGQPLVKWSTRERSDANLLLGEVVATAGLILLVFGLARTDRLRFAPVAVASYIGAAYWFTSSTSFANPAVTVGRAFTDTFAGIAPSSVPGFIGMQLIGAAVGLALVAVIFMQGRTAQGQPAA, from the coding sequence TTGACCACCACTGAGCCCGTCGGGGCTGCCGTCCCCGCGGCGGAGTCCGCCGCAGCCGCCGCCGGCGTGCCCCGGCCCGCGCCGGGCGCGACCCCGGCGCGTACCCCGCTGGTCGCCCGCGCCGCCGCCGAGCTGGTCGGCACCGCCGCCCTGGTCGCCGTCGTGGTCGGCTCCGGCATCCAGGCCACCGGACTCACCGACGATGTCGCCCTGCAGCTGCTGGCCAACTCCACCGCCACCGTCTTCGGGCTCGGGGTGCTGATCGCGCTGCTCGGGCCGGTCTCCGGTGCGCATTTCAACCCGGCCGTCACGCTGGCCGAGTGGTGGAGTGCCCGCCGCGGCGGCGCCGGTGTGAACGCCCGCGAGGTGGCCGTGTACGTGCCGTCCCAGATCGCCGGTGCCATCGGGGGTGCGGTCCTGGCGGATGCGATGTTCGGGCAGCCGCTGGTGAAGTGGTCCACCCGCGAGCGCTCCGACGCCAACCTGCTGCTGGGCGAGGTCGTCGCGACCGCCGGCCTGATCCTGCTGGTCTTCGGCCTGGCCAGGACGGACCGGCTGCGGTTCGCGCCCGTCGCGGTGGCCTCGTACATCGGCGCGGCGTACTGGTTCACCTCCTCGACGTCCTTCGCGAACCCGGCCGTGACCGTCGGCCGGGCCTTCACCGACACCTTCGCCGGCATCGCGCCCTCCTCGGTGCCGGGCTTCATCGGCATGCAGCTGATCGGCGCCGCGGTGGGCCTGGCGCTCGTGGCGGTCATCTTCATGCAGGGCAGGACCGCACAGGGGCAGCCCGCAGCATGA
- a CDS encoding SRPBCC family protein, which produces MKVDVRTETVIAVPCERVAAYAADPAHAPEWYVNISSVEWQTPPPMGVGSRMAFVARFLGRRLAYTYEISAYEPGRRLVMRTSQGPFPMETTYEWEPYGQTGDHTRMTLRNRGEPIGFAALGARLTAAAMRRAQSRDLARLKALLERQDRTDDSW; this is translated from the coding sequence ATGAAGGTCGACGTACGGACCGAGACCGTGATCGCCGTCCCGTGCGAGCGGGTCGCCGCCTATGCAGCCGACCCCGCGCACGCGCCGGAGTGGTACGTGAACATCTCGTCAGTCGAGTGGCAGACGCCTCCGCCCATGGGGGTGGGGTCCCGGATGGCGTTCGTCGCCCGCTTCCTCGGCCGACGCCTGGCCTACACGTACGAGATCAGCGCGTACGAGCCGGGGCGACGGCTGGTGATGCGGACGAGCCAGGGCCCCTTCCCCATGGAGACGACGTACGAGTGGGAGCCGTACGGCCAAACCGGTGACCACACCCGCATGACCCTGCGGAACCGCGGCGAGCCGATCGGCTTCGCCGCGCTCGGCGCCCGGTTGACGGCGGCAGCCATGCGGCGCGCCCAGAGCAGGGACCTGGCACGGCTCAAGGCCCTGCTGGAACGGCAGGACCGGACCGACGACTCCTGGTGA
- a CDS encoding YdeI/OmpD-associated family protein: protein MQRHEDGVEILVPASPAELEAWLDTHHGERTALWVKIAKKHTGIPSLTWEEMVDTVLCFGWIDGLRRGFDDTYFLQRTTPRSPRSAWSQVNVGKAEALIAAGRMRPRGLAEIEAARADGRWERAYASQKNATAPPDLIEALDANPAAQAFYETLSKSDQFALYLRLVTARTEKTRLARLERMVAAMARPERPS, encoded by the coding sequence ATGCAGAGACACGAGGACGGCGTCGAGATCCTTGTCCCCGCGAGCCCGGCCGAGCTTGAGGCCTGGCTCGACACGCATCACGGGGAACGGACCGCACTCTGGGTGAAGATCGCCAAGAAGCACACCGGCATCCCGTCCCTCACCTGGGAAGAGATGGTCGACACGGTGCTCTGCTTCGGCTGGATCGACGGTCTGCGGCGCGGCTTTGACGACACGTACTTCCTGCAGCGCACGACACCCCGCAGCCCCCGCTCCGCCTGGTCACAGGTGAACGTCGGCAAGGCCGAGGCACTGATCGCGGCAGGCCGGATGCGCCCCCGCGGCCTCGCCGAGATCGAGGCGGCGCGGGCAGACGGCCGCTGGGAGCGGGCATACGCCTCGCAGAAGAATGCCACCGCACCGCCGGATCTCATCGAGGCGCTCGACGCGAACCCGGCCGCGCAGGCGTTCTACGAGACGCTCAGCAAGTCCGACCAGTTCGCCCTGTATCTCCGCCTGGTCACCGCTCGCACCGAGAAGACCCGTCTGGCCCGCCTGGAGCGGATGGTGGCGGCGATGGCGAGGCCCGAGCGGCCATCGTGA